A single region of the Mycobacterium lentiflavum genome encodes:
- a CDS encoding PaaI family thioesterase, which translates to MIAQFLPQSPFVAKLGIVADELGDEEVRLRLPWDPSNVTLGDMVHGGAIATLADLTVMAAAWCGREAPPEFRGVTVSMALDFMAPARATDVIGVGRVLRRGRSLTNCEAEVVDPEGRLIAKALATYKVG; encoded by the coding sequence GTGATCGCGCAGTTTCTGCCCCAATCGCCGTTCGTCGCCAAGCTGGGCATCGTTGCCGACGAGCTCGGCGACGAGGAAGTACGGCTACGGCTGCCGTGGGATCCCTCCAACGTCACCCTCGGCGACATGGTGCACGGCGGCGCCATCGCCACGCTCGCCGATCTCACCGTGATGGCGGCGGCCTGGTGCGGCCGGGAAGCACCGCCGGAATTCCGCGGCGTAACCGTGTCGATGGCGCTGGACTTCATGGCGCCGGCCCGGGCAACCGACGTGATCGGAGTGGGCCGGGTGCTGCGCAGGGGCCGGTCGCTGACCAACTGCGAGGCCGAGGTCGTCGATCCCGAGGGCCGGCTGATCGCCAAGGCCCTCGCTACTTACAAAGTCGGTTAG
- a CDS encoding beta-class carbonic anhydrase, with the protein MTVTDDYLANNAGYASAFNGPLPLPPSKHVAVVACMDARLDVYRVLGLNEGEAHVIRNAGGVVTDDVIRSLAISQRLLGTREVILIHHTDCGMLTFTDDDFKRAIQEETGVKPPWAAEAFGDLAEDVRQSLRRIENSPFVTKQVSLRGFIFDVATGKLEEITR; encoded by the coding sequence GTGACGGTTACCGATGACTACTTGGCGAACAACGCCGGATACGCGAGCGCATTCAACGGACCACTGCCGCTGCCGCCGAGCAAGCACGTCGCGGTCGTCGCGTGCATGGATGCCCGGCTCGACGTCTACCGCGTCCTCGGCCTGAACGAGGGCGAAGCCCACGTCATCCGCAACGCCGGCGGGGTCGTCACCGATGACGTCATTCGCTCACTGGCCATCAGCCAGCGGCTGCTGGGGACTCGGGAGGTCATCCTGATTCACCACACCGACTGCGGGATGCTCACCTTCACCGACGACGACTTCAAGCGCGCCATCCAAGAAGAGACGGGCGTGAAGCCGCCGTGGGCGGCCGAGGCGTTCGGAGACCTGGCCGAGGACGTGCGGCAGTCGTTGCGCCGCATCGAAAACAGCCCGTTCGTCACCAAGCAGGTGTCCTTGCGCGGCTTCATCTTCGACGTGGCGACCGGCAAGCTCGAGGAGATAACCCGCTAG